One part of the Fusibacter sp. A1 genome encodes these proteins:
- a CDS encoding ABC transporter permease, translating to MRTLLWLKLKKLKDDYKIMLVMMVLSIAFVAIFNMAGYSGSATRIGIERSSMGWDVEVEARLEGGSSYEIIWFEKGLGSTALDKTEIDVLYVVDVYSDEKIEVSKFKLREDMNAIAAEQAFEGKWRGLLSRDALVDKVSAVLSGMSGTSAEATYLKTVDYFDKQDRRGVDMMPVVSSLIETDSIWSGYDSSLHGLIGFTIMFAMYTVTFGVGDIITEKKNYTWQRALVSPIKKYEIMFGHLVSIFVLGFLQIMTVFIFGQFVLKIDWGVGNLVPVAILVGAFSFAITGMGLLLTGIVKSMSQLGATAPILITGSAMLGGCMWPLQIVNSKVMLMMANFTPQKWAIEGIENLTMYHLGTDTIATPLIMLLIMGTLFSIIGYVLVDRQQVT from the coding sequence ATGAGAACACTATTATGGCTGAAACTTAAAAAACTCAAGGACGACTATAAGATCATGCTTGTCATGATGGTTCTCTCCATCGCTTTTGTCGCCATTTTCAATATGGCAGGCTATAGCGGTTCTGCTACGAGGATCGGTATCGAACGGTCAAGCATGGGTTGGGATGTGGAAGTAGAGGCAAGACTTGAAGGCGGTTCCAGCTACGAAATCATATGGTTTGAAAAGGGGCTTGGAAGCACTGCCCTTGATAAGACTGAAATAGATGTCCTATACGTGGTGGACGTGTACAGCGATGAAAAGATCGAAGTCAGCAAGTTCAAACTGAGAGAGGATATGAACGCCATCGCAGCCGAGCAGGCCTTCGAAGGAAAGTGGCGAGGACTTCTCTCGAGGGATGCGCTTGTCGACAAGGTAAGTGCTGTCTTATCGGGGATGTCGGGTACAAGCGCAGAGGCGACCTATTTAAAAACGGTCGACTACTTCGACAAGCAGGACCGCCGCGGGGTGGACATGATGCCTGTCGTATCGAGTCTGATCGAAACAGACAGCATCTGGTCGGGATATGACAGTTCCCTTCACGGACTGATCGGCTTCACCATCATGTTCGCCATGTACACTGTTACCTTCGGCGTAGGTGATATCATCACCGAAAAGAAAAACTACACTTGGCAAAGGGCGCTCGTGTCGCCGATAAAAAAATATGAAATCATGTTCGGCCATCTGGTGAGTATCTTCGTCTTAGGATTTTTGCAGATCATGACGGTCTTCATTTTCGGCCAGTTTGTCCTGAAGATCGATTGGGGAGTGGGCAACCTGGTGCCTGTCGCCATTCTGGTAGGTGCGTTCAGTTTTGCGATCACAGGCATGGGCCTTCTGCTTACGGGTATCGTCAAGTCGATGAGCCAACTCGGTGCCACAGCACCGATCCTGATCACCGGTTCTGCCATGCTTGGCGGGTGCATGTGGCCCCTTCAAATCGTAAATTCCAAAGTGATGCTCATGATGGCCAACTTCACGCCACAAAAGTGGGCCATAGAGGGCATAGAAAACCTAACGATGTACCACCTTGGAACAGACACAATCGCCACACCCCTCATCATGCTTTTGATCATGGGAACCCTGTTCAGCATCATAGGCTATGTGCTTGTAGACAGGCAGCAGGTGACGTGA
- a CDS encoding YaaR family protein produces the protein MKINKVSKSGAAPSKVKAPQAVEGTSFSDLMGDKRESDTRHELEQLMLAIRSEGDKLVDAKNIEVLVHYKRMVKDFVSRAVDFAFEIQDRKGLSRFGRGKVLKVVSQIDASLVEITQEFLAEERNRIKLLSKIGELQGMLLNIYA, from the coding sequence ATGAAGATCAATAAAGTGAGCAAATCGGGCGCAGCCCCTTCCAAAGTGAAGGCGCCTCAGGCTGTCGAAGGGACTTCGTTTTCTGACCTGATGGGTGATAAGAGAGAAAGCGACACGAGGCATGAGCTTGAACAGCTGATGCTTGCCATCCGGTCTGAGGGCGACAAGCTTGTGGATGCCAAAAACATCGAAGTGCTCGTGCACTACAAACGCATGGTAAAAGACTTTGTTTCAAGAGCGGTGGATTTTGCTTTTGAGATACAGGATAGAAAAGGTCTTTCCAGGTTCGGTAGGGGTAAGGTGCTCAAGGTGGTATCCCAGATTGACGCCTCACTCGTTGAAATCACACAGGAGTTTCTTGCTGAAGAAAGAAACAGGATCAAACTGCTTTCGAAAATCGGAGAGCTTCAGGGCATGTTGTTGAACATCTACGCTTAA
- a CDS encoding ABC transporter permease: MMFINLLKRDLKTALSDRQAILTLIVMPIILVTILSFALSGIFEDGAPVSVIQVGVVFDYEAKAPSDYLRDTAAVLLLDDAALSQFDSVEALDFEELFMTDFLGAEEIEELVSAKVMDRETAYERVKEGSLDSVIIFDGNFYSNYMINSATPLKNQAPIQVVSNNDNYLKRQIIEMLVDGFSTRMEEMWTVKNLMMGELLSKGDVAMFEQLGTQLEALFSADATGEMLAFSQEVIKGRTTVTAPAYYTMAMLAMFLLFTAGYGSRLMLEEQEAYTLQRLHMTGVSRWMILMSKFVLMFLLGMVQLVAMVMFSSIVLGVVWGSLLAVVLTASASIFAVAGMGLMIAVYTVRTGNFKVANMLESFIFQVMAFLGGSFIPLSVLPGFFKTLSKLTVNGLTMNAFLQNMQGFDMSSYRSDLFALIAMGTAFLTIAIVAYGRKGKTHENTIMAET, from the coding sequence ATGATGTTTATAAATCTATTGAAGCGGGATCTCAAGACAGCGCTTAGCGACAGGCAGGCGATCCTTACGCTGATCGTGATGCCCATCATCCTTGTGACCATACTTAGCTTTGCCCTATCGGGAATCTTCGAGGATGGAGCACCGGTATCTGTCATACAAGTCGGAGTCGTTTTCGATTATGAGGCGAAGGCACCTTCTGACTACCTGAGGGACACTGCTGCGGTGCTACTGCTTGATGATGCGGCGCTCAGCCAGTTTGACAGTGTGGAAGCGCTCGACTTTGAAGAACTGTTTATGACTGACTTTTTAGGAGCAGAGGAAATCGAGGAACTTGTCAGTGCGAAAGTCATGGACAGGGAGACGGCCTATGAAAGGGTCAAAGAAGGAAGTCTTGACAGCGTCATCATTTTTGACGGGAATTTTTATAGCAATTATATGATCAACAGTGCGACACCCCTTAAAAACCAGGCACCCATTCAAGTGGTGTCGAACAACGACAATTATCTTAAGAGACAGATCATCGAGATGCTGGTGGACGGTTTTTCCACCCGTATGGAGGAAATGTGGACTGTCAAGAACCTGATGATGGGTGAACTCTTGTCAAAAGGGGATGTGGCTATGTTTGAACAGCTGGGTACCCAGCTAGAAGCGCTGTTTTCAGCTGATGCCACAGGGGAGATGCTCGCCTTTAGCCAAGAAGTGATCAAGGGCAGGACGACCGTGACGGCACCGGCCTACTATACGATGGCCATGCTGGCGATGTTTCTGCTCTTTACAGCAGGCTACGGGTCAAGGCTGATGCTCGAGGAGCAGGAGGCCTATACGCTTCAAAGGCTTCATATGACAGGCGTATCCAGATGGATGATACTCATGAGCAAATTTGTACTGATGTTCCTTCTTGGCATGGTCCAGCTGGTCGCCATGGTGATGTTTTCAAGCATCGTCTTAGGTGTCGTTTGGGGAAGTCTGCTGGCTGTAGTACTTACAGCAAGCGCGTCGATTTTCGCAGTTGCCGGTATGGGACTAATGATCGCGGTGTATACCGTGAGAACCGGTAATTTCAAAGTAGCCAACATGCTTGAGTCCTTCATCTTTCAGGTCATGGCCTTTTTAGGAGGCAGCTTCATTCCCTTGTCGGTGCTGCCGGGATTCTTTAAGACACTCAGCAAACTGACGGTCAACGGCCTTACTATGAACGCGTTCTTGCAGAACATGCAGGGGTTCGACATGAGCAGCTACCGTTCGGATCTGTTTGCGCTTATCGCAATGGGAACAGCGTTTCTTACCATAGCGATTGTCGCCTACGGCAGAAAGGGGAAAACACATGAGAACACTATTATGGCTGAAACTTAA